A stretch of Syntrophaceae bacterium DNA encodes these proteins:
- a CDS encoding tetratricopeptide repeat protein, with amino-acid sequence MRKPGRESGSRSPLSGRRIALVAAGILVLGLLLAGVLSLAVSGAGAASPLERFNGLVSFYLLGHPPRVYGLEGEKNGSFFTIRPGDPLDVTYRDEFILRGVSSDSLAGRGIDVRIEGLEEKTALGVLFKGVSFVDRLTAGQRESAGLKPGEIAIISVIYDGRTVASFPLRASLTSQDFLRYARATRDRTEKIHYLKQALALTPSDADVRRELAAEYERAGQVDEAASAFEEILKVKPDDEGALLALARIHLARKDFVQAADVSARAVKANPKSAAARAALAFASQMLGKYEEAARHYEAALQLDPNNTAVRFRLGEVYERMKKPGKAGEQYRRVLNQSPRDPEAVLALALAKLKAGDHDEAIYWYKAYLKQNPKSAAAWANLGLAYGGKGQGKEEIGSYRKALALEPNNAVILSNMALAYEKAKQPREAADAWRKVLKIRPGDPGAASRLGELALREKRYREAASYFEAALKGSAQKGPLHAAAAASYGEMKQYGKAVEHYEKAYRNGVRDPELLLGMATAYQKLGKRKEAEAAFNKVTASGASRDVLARVAAVHMQEKRYDRAAGVYREMVRRFPGKGRSYAGLGDALSLKGDLDGAIDAYRKAVRQDPEEDKAYLGLGAAYERKGNLEEALKAYQKAWELNPDLGQAARKAREIRVRLLEKKQG; translated from the coding sequence ATGAGAAAACCGGGAAGAGAAAGCGGTAGCCGATCTCCCCTTTCGGGGCGGCGGATTGCCCTGGTTGCGGCGGGGATCCTGGTTCTGGGACTCCTCCTTGCCGGCGTGCTCTCCCTGGCCGTTTCCGGGGCCGGAGCCGCGTCGCCCCTCGAGCGGTTCAACGGCTTGGTTTCCTTCTATCTGCTGGGACATCCTCCCCGTGTGTACGGGCTGGAGGGAGAAAAGAACGGATCCTTTTTTACGATCCGCCCCGGTGACCCCCTGGATGTTACCTACCGGGACGAGTTCATCCTCCGGGGGGTCTCGAGCGATTCCCTGGCGGGGCGGGGCATCGACGTCCGCATCGAGGGACTCGAGGAAAAGACGGCCCTGGGCGTGCTGTTCAAAGGGGTTTCCTTTGTGGACCGGCTGACGGCGGGACAAAGGGAGTCCGCAGGGCTCAAGCCCGGAGAAATAGCAATTATATCGGTCATTTACGACGGAAGAACGGTGGCTTCGTTTCCCCTCCGCGCTTCTCTGACCTCGCAGGATTTCCTCCGTTACGCCCGGGCGACCCGGGACAGAACGGAGAAGATCCATTACCTGAAGCAGGCCCTGGCCCTGACACCATCCGATGCGGATGTTCGGCGTGAGCTGGCCGCGGAGTACGAAAGGGCGGGACAGGTTGACGAAGCGGCTTCGGCCTTCGAGGAAATCCTGAAGGTCAAACCCGACGACGAAGGGGCTCTGCTGGCCCTGGCCAGGATCCATCTTGCCCGTAAGGATTTTGTTCAGGCCGCCGACGTATCGGCCCGGGCCGTCAAGGCAAATCCGAAAAGCGCCGCCGCCCGGGCGGCCCTCGCCTTTGCCAGCCAGATGCTGGGGAAGTACGAAGAGGCGGCCCGGCATTACGAGGCGGCGCTCCAGCTGGATCCGAACAATACGGCGGTTCGGTTTCGCCTCGGGGAAGTCTATGAACGGATGAAAAAGCCCGGCAAGGCGGGGGAGCAGTACCGTCGGGTTCTGAACCAGTCGCCCAGAGATCCGGAAGCCGTCCTGGCCCTGGCCCTGGCCAAGCTGAAAGCCGGCGACCACGACGAGGCCATCTACTGGTACAAGGCCTACCTGAAACAGAATCCGAAAAGCGCTGCCGCCTGGGCGAACCTGGGACTGGCCTATGGCGGCAAGGGGCAGGGTAAGGAGGAAATCGGCAGTTATCGGAAGGCCCTCGCCCTGGAGCCGAATAACGCCGTCATCCTCTCCAACATGGCCCTGGCGTATGAAAAGGCGAAGCAGCCCCGGGAGGCCGCCGATGCCTGGCGGAAGGTCCTGAAGATCCGCCCGGGCGATCCCGGCGCGGCATCGAGGCTCGGGGAACTGGCCCTCCGGGAGAAGCGGTATCGGGAGGCGGCTTCCTATTTTGAAGCGGCCCTGAAGGGAAGCGCCCAGAAGGGGCCGCTGCATGCCGCCGCTGCCGCTTCCTACGGAGAGATGAAGCAGTACGGGAAAGCTGTGGAGCATTATGAAAAGGCCTACCGAAACGGAGTCCGGGATCCGGAACTGCTTCTGGGAATGGCCACGGCTTATCAGAAGCTGGGAAAGAGGAAGGAAGCCGAGGCTGCCTTCAACAAGGTGACCGCCTCCGGGGCATCACGGGATGTCCTGGCCCGGGTGGCCGCCGTCCATATGCAGGAAAAGCGCTATGACCGGGCCGCCGGTGTCTACCGGGAGATGGTCCGCCGGTTCCCCGGCAAGGGGCGGTCCTACGCCGGTCTCGGGGACGCCCTGTCCCTCAAGGGCGACCTGGACGGAGCCATCGACGCCTACAGGAAGGCCGTCCGGCAGGATCCGGAGGAAGACAAGGCTTACCTGGGCCTGGGGGCGGCATACGAACGGAAGGGCAACCTGGAAGAGGCCCTGAAGGCTTATCAGAAGGCGTGGGAACTCAATCCGGACCTGGGCCAGGCGGCCCGGAAAGCCCGGGAGATCCGCGTACGCCTGCTGGAAAAAAAGCAGGGATAG
- a CDS encoding HAD hydrolase family protein, which yields METLREAPWKDKLAKVKLLILDVDGVLTDGRIIMDDDGREIKHFDVRDGHGIKILQRYDIDVVFLTGRKSSVVEHRARDLGVQEVHQQVWDKVAAYEGILQRRGLTADQVAFMGDDVVDIPLQRRVGFSAAPADAEEVVRRSVDFVSRRPGGRGAVREVCELILRGRGLWDEVARRYEFVQLLET from the coding sequence ATGGAAACGCTTAGGGAAGCGCCCTGGAAGGATAAACTGGCGAAGGTCAAGCTCCTGATCCTGGATGTGGACGGCGTACTGACGGACGGCCGGATCATCATGGACGACGACGGCCGGGAGATCAAGCATTTCGATGTCCGGGACGGACACGGCATCAAGATCCTCCAGCGCTATGACATAGATGTGGTCTTCCTGACGGGACGCAAGTCGTCCGTCGTGGAACACCGGGCCCGGGACCTCGGCGTGCAGGAAGTGCACCAGCAGGTCTGGGACAAGGTCGCCGCCTATGAGGGGATTCTCCAGCGGCGCGGCCTGACGGCCGATCAGGTGGCCTTCATGGGAGACGATGTGGTCGACATTCCCCTGCAGAGAAGGGTCGGATTCTCTGCGGCTCCGGCCGATGCCGAGGAGGTGGTCCGGCGTTCCGTGGATTTCGTTTCCCGACGGCCCGGGGGCCGGGGCGCGGTGCGGGAAGTCTGCGAGTTGATTCTCCGCGGGCGGGGGCTCTGGGATGAGGTCGCCCGGCGGTACGAATTTGTTCAACTACTGGAGACATAA
- the xerD gene encoding site-specific tyrosine recombinase XerD: MENWVDRYMTFLSVEKGASLHTLDAYSRDLNRHVDFLRSHGRAEWVQVTTDDILAFLSHLREEGMKARSANRTLAAMRGFYRFLLREGAREENPLADIHHGKIWMHLPDTVSRQEMEHLLRQPGMDRPEAVRDTAMLEMFYASGLRVSELASLTLGSINWHVGYLVTFGKGGKERVVPIGRVALSVLRRYVEDVRPGLLKGGNTDVLFLNRQGRGLSRQGLWKLVRRYADRAGIRKRVHPHTFRHSFATHLLEGGADLRSVQLMLGHADIATTQIYTHVTRERLKDVHSRFHPRGK, from the coding sequence ATGGAAAACTGGGTGGACCGCTACATGACTTTTCTGTCGGTCGAGAAGGGCGCGTCCCTTCACACCCTGGATGCCTACAGCCGTGATTTGAACCGCCATGTCGACTTTCTGCGCTCCCATGGCAGGGCTGAATGGGTACAAGTTACAACGGACGATATCCTTGCCTTTCTTTCCCATCTGCGGGAAGAGGGAATGAAGGCCCGTTCCGCCAACCGGACCCTGGCGGCCATGCGGGGCTTCTACCGGTTTCTCCTGCGGGAAGGCGCTCGGGAAGAAAACCCCCTGGCGGACATTCACCACGGGAAGATCTGGATGCACCTTCCCGATACGGTATCCCGGCAGGAAATGGAGCACCTTCTCCGCCAGCCGGGCATGGACAGGCCGGAAGCCGTCCGGGACACTGCCATGCTGGAGATGTTTTACGCCTCGGGACTCCGGGTTTCCGAACTGGCGTCCCTGACGCTGGGCAGCATCAACTGGCATGTGGGATACCTGGTGACCTTCGGCAAGGGGGGGAAGGAACGGGTCGTGCCCATCGGGCGAGTCGCCCTGTCGGTCCTGAGGCGCTACGTGGAGGACGTCCGGCCGGGCCTGCTGAAGGGAGGCAACACGGACGTGCTCTTCCTGAACCGGCAGGGACGGGGCCTGAGCCGCCAGGGGCTCTGGAAGCTTGTCCGGCGGTATGCCGACCGGGCTGGAATACGGAAGCGGGTCCATCCCCACACGTTCCGCCATTCCTTCGCCACACATCTCCTGGAGGGCGGGGCGGATCTCCGTTCCGTGCAGCTCATGCTGGGACATGCAGACATAGCGACGACACAGATATACACCCATGTTACCCGGGAACGCCTCAAAGATGTTCACAGCCGGTTTCACCCGCGGGGGAAATGA
- the rapZ gene encoding RNase adapter RapZ produces the protein MKCPRVVIVTGLSGSGKSTALRALEDIGFFCVDNLPVVLLPDFLEIQADEEKEISQVALVMDLREAGFLDRYPEIFELLKEKGYRIEVLFLDAGDEALLHRFSETRRMHPLAMKGSVMEGIQEERRKMASLKDMADTVIDTTFLNVHQLKDAVQRAFLPPTTTRRIILHVQSFGYRYGIPADADIVLDVRFLQNPYFVESLKRLDGHEPAVREYVLASEESRIFLDQLLSLLSFLLPLYEKEGKPRINVAMGCTGGRHRSVVMANELAAHFSDQGYLAGTTHRDINKSG, from the coding sequence ATGAAATGTCCCCGGGTAGTCATCGTGACCGGTCTGTCCGGCTCGGGAAAAAGCACGGCCTTGAGGGCGCTGGAGGACATCGGCTTCTTCTGCGTCGACAACCTGCCGGTGGTCCTGTTGCCCGATTTCCTGGAGATCCAGGCGGACGAGGAGAAAGAGATATCCCAGGTGGCACTTGTCATGGACCTGCGGGAAGCGGGCTTCCTGGATCGGTATCCGGAGATCTTCGAGCTTCTGAAGGAAAAGGGATACCGGATCGAGGTGCTGTTTCTCGACGCCGGCGACGAGGCGCTCCTGCACCGGTTCAGCGAGACCCGCCGGATGCATCCGCTGGCGATGAAGGGGTCCGTCATGGAGGGGATCCAGGAAGAGCGCAGGAAGATGGCTTCCCTCAAGGACATGGCCGACACGGTCATCGACACGACGTTCCTGAATGTCCACCAGCTCAAGGACGCGGTCCAGCGGGCCTTTCTTCCGCCCACGACGACCCGCCGCATCATTCTCCACGTCCAGTCCTTCGGGTACCGCTACGGGATCCCGGCCGACGCCGATATCGTCCTGGACGTGCGGTTCCTGCAGAATCCATACTTTGTGGAATCGCTCAAGCGCCTGGACGGCCATGAGCCGGCGGTGCGGGAGTACGTCCTGGCCTCCGAAGAAAGCCGGATTTTCCTCGATCAGCTCCTGTCGCTCCTCTCCTTTCTCCTGCCCCTTTACGAGAAGGAGGGAAAGCCCCGCATCAACGTCGCCATGGGCTGCACGGGAGGCCGACACCGCTCCGTGGTAATGGCCAACGAGCTGGCGGCCCATTTTTCCGACCAGGGCTATCTGGCCGGTACGACCCACCGGGACATCAACAAGAGCGGCTGA
- the raiA gene encoding ribosome-associated translation inhibitor RaiA, with product MKISLTFRNTGGEDWFKQVVDERLSKLQKYLDHPAEAHVVLSVEKFRHVAEISLSADGANVIAKEEAKDMNTAIDNAVEKVERQLKKHKSKIRTHKSGAMRGEDRTLRVEQADEEEARSRVVETRKVVLSPMSLDDAVLEMDTVKNRFLIYRDIATENVCVLYRRDDDNFILIESNS from the coding sequence ATGAAAATATCGCTTACCTTCAGAAACACGGGCGGGGAGGACTGGTTCAAGCAGGTCGTCGACGAGCGGCTGAGCAAGCTCCAGAAATACCTGGACCATCCGGCGGAGGCCCACGTTGTTCTGTCCGTCGAAAAATTCCGCCATGTTGCGGAAATCAGCCTTTCCGCCGATGGGGCGAACGTGATCGCCAAGGAAGAGGCGAAAGACATGAACACAGCGATCGACAACGCCGTCGAGAAGGTGGAGCGACAGCTCAAGAAGCACAAGTCAAAGATCCGAACCCACAAATCCGGCGCGATGCGCGGTGAAGACAGGACCCTTCGGGTTGAGCAGGCGGACGAGGAAGAGGCCCGCTCGCGGGTCGTGGAGACCCGGAAAGTCGTGCTCAGTCCCATGTCCCTGGACGACGCGGTCCTGGAGATGGACACCGTGAAAAACCGTTTTCTCATCTACCGTGATATTGCCACGGAAAACGTCTGCGTCCTCTATCGTCGGGACGACGACAATTTCATTCTGATCGAATCGAACAGCTAG
- the lptC gene encoding LPS export ABC transporter periplasmic protein LptC: MLKGLFASKVKKRILLVSGVLLVLAAAGIWWFVQNRGSIPKQALQIMAENVDLQVRNVTYTDVGSSGEKWEVKADSARYMRQEKIALFDKVAIKLILADGQTFHLTGDQGRLKTDLKDMEITGNVVILSDRGDRFTTDRLSYVHGEKKIFTRSPVTMENDRMKIRGVGLTLRLDSRDLKLSSRVEAETKPVGATGGNDVKKR; this comes from the coding sequence ATGCTGAAGGGACTGTTCGCCTCAAAAGTGAAGAAGAGGATACTCCTTGTCTCCGGGGTTCTCCTGGTTCTCGCCGCCGCCGGAATCTGGTGGTTTGTCCAGAACCGCGGGTCGATCCCGAAGCAGGCCCTGCAGATCATGGCGGAGAACGTGGACCTCCAGGTCCGGAACGTCACGTATACCGACGTGGGCAGTTCGGGAGAGAAGTGGGAGGTGAAGGCGGACAGCGCCCGGTATATGCGTCAGGAGAAAATCGCCCTCTTCGACAAAGTGGCGATCAAGCTGATCCTGGCCGACGGCCAGACGTTTCACCTGACGGGCGACCAGGGCCGGCTCAAGACGGACCTGAAGGACATGGAAATCACGGGCAACGTGGTGATCCTTTCCGATCGGGGGGACCGGTTCACGACGGACCGGCTCAGTTACGTCCATGGGGAGAAGAAGATCTTTACCCGCTCTCCGGTTACAATGGAGAACGACCGGATGAAAATCCGCGGCGTCGGCCTGACCCTGCGGCTGGACAGCCGGGATCTGAAGCTCTCCTCGCGGGTCGAGGCGGAGACAAAGCCTGTCGGAGCAACGGGGGGAAACGATGTCAAAAAACGCTGA
- the lptB gene encoding LPS export ABC transporter ATP-binding protein gives MERLTAEGLVKVYGGRRVVDGIHLEIQPGEVVGLLGPNGAGKTTTFYMVVGLIRPDGGRILLNGEDLTGRPMYVRARKGISYLPQEPSVFRKLTVEENILAILETLEMEQGERMDRLRDLLEELDLTPLRTHRAYSLSGGERRRVEITRALVTSPKYILLDEPFAGIDPLAVADIQKIIGQLKEKGIGVVISDHNVRETLSVCDRAYIVNEGMVLVEGDPDAIASCEIARKIYLGEGFSL, from the coding sequence ATGGAGCGGCTGACGGCGGAGGGTCTCGTCAAGGTCTATGGCGGCCGGCGGGTCGTCGACGGCATCCACCTGGAAATCCAGCCCGGAGAGGTGGTCGGCCTGCTGGGTCCGAACGGGGCGGGGAAGACAACGACGTTTTACATGGTCGTCGGGCTTATCCGGCCGGACGGCGGCCGGATCCTCCTCAACGGCGAGGATCTGACCGGCCGGCCCATGTATGTCCGTGCCCGGAAGGGGATCAGTTATCTTCCCCAGGAGCCCTCGGTTTTCCGGAAGCTGACGGTGGAGGAGAACATCCTGGCCATCCTGGAGACCCTGGAGATGGAACAGGGGGAGCGAATGGACCGGCTACGGGATCTCCTGGAAGAATTGGATCTGACGCCGCTCCGGACCCATCGGGCCTATTCCCTCTCCGGGGGTGAGCGGAGGCGGGTGGAAATCACGCGGGCCCTGGTCACATCACCGAAGTATATTCTTCTGGACGAGCCCTTCGCAGGGATCGATCCTCTGGCAGTCGCGGATATCCAGAAGATTATCGGTCAGTTGAAAGAGAAGGGAATCGGGGTGGTCATTTCCGATCACAACGTCCGGGAGACGCTCTCCGTCTGCGACCGGGCCTACATTGTCAACGAGGGGATGGTGCTGGTAGAAGGCGATCCCGATGCCATCGCTTCCTGCGAGATTGCCCGGAAGATCTACCTCGGGGAAGGATTCAGCCTGTAA
- a CDS encoding M23 family metallopeptidase encodes MKANKWMIIGIAAVLVIGGLVWFFLTMGEFQKPRIALDQDVSIVGRQKVLGITFRDSGSGLKKVIVTLSQGTRTQVVSAEDFPQRGVREKTVSLPLDPWHWKLQEGPATLTVTATDHSLWANTTTIAKSITVDIIPPQILLTGSMNHISPGGTCLVTYRISKPVIMSGVMVDQRFFPSFPTDIGGRPSQVVYFALPIGAATAKPRIQVVARDAAGNEAVVALPALILEKKFRSDEMSLGDGFFQQKMPEFQATLPELRGKTPIETFVYVNSKLREENARTIFSVCQRSVPKQLWEGTFLRMKDAAPMALFGDHRYYRYNGQSLGESTHMGVDLASTSQAPIEAANNGLVVFAGPLGIYGNAVILDHGQGLFSLYAHLSGIQVKNGQEVKKGGVLGTSGLTGLAGGDHLHFSILVAGEFVNPTEWWDPHWIKDNVTAKLSTAP; translated from the coding sequence GATCATCGGGATTGCTGCGGTCCTGGTGATCGGAGGTCTGGTGTGGTTCTTTCTGACCATGGGAGAATTCCAGAAGCCCCGGATTGCTCTGGATCAGGATGTCAGCATCGTGGGGCGGCAGAAGGTCCTGGGAATCACATTCCGCGATTCCGGAAGCGGTCTCAAAAAAGTTATCGTGACGCTTTCCCAGGGGACAAGAACCCAGGTCGTATCGGCCGAGGATTTCCCCCAGCGGGGAGTCCGGGAAAAGACCGTATCCCTTCCCCTCGATCCATGGCACTGGAAACTCCAGGAAGGCCCGGCAACCCTGACCGTCACCGCCACCGACCACTCCCTCTGGGCGAACACGACGACCATCGCGAAATCCATCACCGTCGACATCATCCCGCCGCAGATCCTTCTTACCGGTTCCATGAATCACATCAGCCCCGGCGGAACCTGTCTTGTGACGTACCGGATCTCCAAGCCGGTGATCATGAGCGGGGTCATGGTGGACCAGCGGTTCTTCCCCTCCTTTCCGACGGACATCGGCGGGAGGCCTTCCCAGGTCGTCTACTTCGCCCTTCCCATCGGAGCGGCGACCGCCAAGCCGCGCATCCAGGTCGTGGCCCGGGACGCCGCCGGCAACGAGGCCGTGGTCGCCCTGCCGGCCCTGATCCTGGAAAAGAAGTTCCGGAGCGACGAGATGTCCCTGGGCGACGGCTTCTTCCAGCAGAAGATGCCCGAATTCCAGGCGACCCTCCCGGAACTCAGAGGAAAAACGCCCATCGAGACTTTTGTTTACGTAAACTCAAAACTGCGCGAGGAAAACGCCCGTACGATCTTCTCCGTCTGCCAGCGGTCCGTACCAAAACAGCTCTGGGAAGGCACCTTCCTGCGCATGAAGGACGCGGCGCCGATGGCCCTCTTCGGCGACCACCGGTACTATCGATACAACGGCCAGTCCCTCGGTGAAAGCACCCACATGGGCGTGGACCTGGCATCCACATCCCAGGCCCCGATCGAGGCCGCCAATAACGGTCTGGTCGTTTTCGCCGGCCCCCTCGGGATCTACGGGAACGCGGTGATTCTCGACCACGGGCAGGGGCTGTTCAGCCTGTACGCCCACCTGTCCGGCATCCAGGTGAAAAACGGTCAGGAAGTGAAAAAGGGAGGGGTCCTCGGAACGAGCGGCCTGACGGGTCTCGCCGGGGGAGACCATCTCCACTTCTCCATCCTCGTGGCGGGGGAGTTCGTGAATCCGACGGAATGGTGGGATCCCCACTGGATCAAGGACAACGTGACGGCAAAGCTGTCGACTGCCCCATAG
- the rpoN gene encoding RNA polymerase factor sigma-54, with translation MALELKQNLKLTQQLVMTPQLQQAIKLLQVSRLELVDAINQEMQENPLLEELTGEEYSEPETPAESDDLKTIEGEEIKLTEHTQELTGEGDGKTDFDWDNYLEDYGSVGVTYDRSQEDGPAWDNFLTAQSSLTDHLMWQVKLSRMSEGEMVVAEQIVGNLDTNGYLKATVEEIAAQSGVEPACVEGVLRKVHDFDPPGVAARDLKECLLIQARVLRAGPLVQAIIRDHLKELEIKNYSQICRKLKASAEDVETAILVIMNMNPKPGALYNEEKAQPVIPDVFVFKAGDEYKIVLNDDGLPRLRISNFYREVMAGLSGSTNSEGNRRYIREKIQSATWLIKSIQQRQNTIYKVTESILRFQLDFFEQGVSFLKPLVLRDVADDVGMHESTISRVVSNKYVHTPRGIFLLKYFFSSGIHRTSGENIASKSVKEEIRKLVQGEDPRRPMSDQEIVQRLESGGIAIARRTVAKYREMMGILPSSRRKRLIKT, from the coding sequence ATGGCTCTGGAACTCAAACAAAATCTGAAGCTGACCCAGCAACTGGTCATGACACCCCAGCTTCAGCAGGCCATCAAGCTGCTGCAGGTGTCGCGGCTCGAGCTGGTGGACGCGATCAACCAGGAGATGCAGGAGAACCCGCTCCTGGAAGAGTTGACCGGAGAGGAATACAGCGAACCGGAAACCCCGGCCGAGTCGGACGATCTCAAAACGATCGAAGGGGAAGAGATCAAGCTGACCGAGCACACGCAGGAACTCACCGGGGAAGGAGACGGCAAGACCGATTTCGACTGGGACAATTACCTGGAAGACTATGGCTCTGTGGGCGTCACCTATGACCGTTCCCAGGAAGACGGGCCCGCCTGGGATAATTTTCTCACCGCCCAGTCCTCGCTGACGGATCACCTGATGTGGCAGGTCAAGCTTTCCCGGATGTCCGAAGGCGAAATGGTCGTGGCGGAGCAGATTGTGGGCAATCTGGATACGAACGGCTATCTGAAGGCGACGGTCGAAGAGATCGCCGCCCAGTCCGGCGTCGAACCGGCCTGTGTCGAAGGCGTCCTTCGCAAGGTTCACGATTTCGATCCTCCCGGCGTTGCGGCCCGCGACCTGAAGGAATGCCTGTTGATCCAGGCCCGGGTTCTCCGCGCCGGTCCCCTGGTGCAGGCGATCATCCGGGATCATCTCAAAGAGCTGGAAATCAAGAATTACAGCCAGATCTGCCGGAAACTGAAGGCCTCCGCCGAGGATGTGGAAACGGCGATCCTGGTTATCATGAACATGAACCCCAAACCGGGCGCTCTCTACAACGAGGAGAAGGCCCAGCCGGTCATCCCGGACGTGTTTGTCTTCAAGGCCGGGGATGAATACAAGATTGTCCTGAACGACGACGGCCTGCCGCGGCTCCGGATCTCCAACTTCTACCGTGAGGTCATGGCGGGACTCAGCGGCAGCACGAATTCCGAAGGGAACCGGCGCTACATCCGCGAGAAGATCCAGTCCGCCACGTGGCTCATCAAAAGCATCCAGCAGCGGCAGAACACCATCTACAAGGTGACCGAAAGCATCCTCCGGTTTCAGCTCGATTTCTTCGAACAGGGGGTGTCCTTCCTGAAGCCCCTCGTTCTCCGGGACGTGGCCGATGACGTGGGAATGCACGAGTCCACCATCAGCCGGGTCGTATCCAACAAATACGTTCATACCCCCCGGGGGATCTTCCTCCTGAAATATTTCTTTTCCAGCGGCATCCATCGGACCTCCGGCGAAAACATCGCTTCCAAGAGCGTCAAGGAAGAAATCCGGAAGCTCGTCCAGGGAGAGGATCCCCGACGGCCGATGAGCGACCAGGAAATCGTCCAGCGTCTGGAGTCCGGGGGCATTGCCATCGCCCGGCGGACCGTTGCCAAATACCGGGAGATGATGGGCATCCTTCCGTCTTCCCGGCGGAAAAGACTCATCAAGACATAA
- the kdsA gene encoding 3-deoxy-8-phosphooctulonate synthase: protein MKPVDVNGIRFGGGAPFVLIAGPCVIEEEKRTRDIARFLRDLTGELGIPFVFKASYDKANRSARGSYRGPGLTEGLRILAAIRRDFGCPVLSDVHRFEEIDEAAAVLDIMQIPAFLCRQTDFVMEIARKARVVNIKKGQFLAPWDVANVVEKVQAAGNERILVTERGASFGYNNLVADFRALPLIRALGYPVIFDATHSVQLPGGLGTASGGQREMVPFLARAAAGAGLDGIFMEVHPDPDRALCDGPNSLALGRLQSLLAVLREIDHIVKRSMGTEDGNA from the coding sequence ATGAAGCCTGTGGACGTGAATGGAATCCGGTTCGGCGGCGGGGCGCCCTTTGTTCTGATCGCCGGTCCCTGTGTCATCGAAGAGGAAAAGAGGACAAGAGACATCGCCCGATTCCTCAGGGATCTGACGGGCGAACTGGGCATCCCGTTCGTTTTCAAAGCCTCCTACGACAAGGCGAACCGGAGTGCCCGCGGGTCCTACCGCGGACCCGGCCTCACGGAAGGACTCCGCATCCTGGCCGCGATCCGCAGGGATTTCGGCTGTCCCGTCCTGTCGGACGTCCATCGGTTCGAGGAGATCGACGAGGCGGCGGCTGTGCTGGACATCATGCAGATCCCAGCCTTCCTGTGCCGGCAGACCGATTTCGTCATGGAGATCGCCCGGAAGGCCCGGGTCGTGAACATCAAGAAGGGGCAGTTCCTGGCCCCCTGGGATGTGGCCAATGTCGTGGAGAAAGTGCAGGCGGCGGGCAACGAGCGGATTCTCGTCACGGAACGGGGGGCCAGTTTCGGATACAACAACCTGGTAGCGGACTTTCGTGCCCTGCCGTTGATCCGCGCCCTGGGATACCCGGTGATTTTCGACGCCACTCACAGCGTTCAGCTCCCCGGAGGGCTGGGGACCGCGTCGGGCGGGCAGCGGGAGATGGTTCCCTTTCTGGCCCGGGCTGCTGCCGGGGCCGGGCTGGACGGCATCTTCATGGAGGTTCATCCCGATCCGGACCGGGCGCTTTGCGACGGGCCGAACTCGCTGGCACTGGGGAGGCTTCAATCCCTGCTGGCGGTCCTCAGGGAGATCGATCACATCGTGAAAAGGAGCATGGGTACCGAGGATGGAAACGCTTAG
- a CDS encoding PTS sugar transporter subunit IIA, whose protein sequence is MKIIDMMKPGYVIEELQAKTKRDVLAELSSLFLLDLQGDPEEMVSILLEREKLGSTGIGDGIAIPHGKMSTMKDLVVAFGRSRKGIDFNAMDGKPVHLFFLLMAPENSAGIHLKALAKISRMLKDGAFRKRLLDASSRQELLAAIMEKDEIP, encoded by the coding sequence ATGAAAATCATCGATATGATGAAGCCCGGGTACGTCATCGAGGAGCTCCAGGCCAAAACGAAGCGAGACGTGCTGGCGGAGTTGTCATCACTTTTTCTGCTGGATCTCCAGGGCGACCCGGAAGAAATGGTGTCGATCCTCCTGGAACGGGAGAAACTGGGGAGCACCGGCATCGGCGACGGCATCGCGATTCCTCACGGGAAGATGAGCACCATGAAGGATCTCGTCGTTGCCTTCGGACGAAGCCGGAAGGGGATCGATTTCAACGCCATGGACGGCAAGCCCGTTCACCTGTTTTTTCTCCTGATGGCGCCGGAAAATTCGGCGGGCATTCATTTGAAAGCGCTTGCCAAGATATCCCGGATGCTCAAGGACGGGGCGTTCCGGAAACGCCTCCTGGATGCATCTTCCCGGCAGGAACTTCTGGCGGCCATCATGGAAAAGGACGAAATTCCCTAG